From the Thermococcus guaymasensis DSM 11113 genome, one window contains:
- a CDS encoding ATP-dependent helicase, producing the protein MARVRIRRARREYSDEEIFSILSEPVREWFKRKFGSFTPPQRYAVMEIHKGENVLISSPTGSGKTLSAFLSAINELILLGKEGKLEDKIYVLYVSPLRALNNDIKRNLEGPLAEIKEVAKELGYELPEIRVGIRTSDTSSYEKSKMIRKPPHILITTPESLAIALNAPKFRERLKTVKYLIIDEVHALAENKRGSHLALSVERLQEMAENKFVRIGLSATIHPLEEVAKFVFGFDDDGKPRPGLIVDVSFAKQTEIRVESVVEDLIYTPAGALSEALYKRLAELIREHRTTLIFTNTRSGAERVAFNLKKRYSEFEGLIEAHHSSLSREVRLDVEEKLKRGELRAVISSTSLELGIDIGTIDLVVLIGSPKSVNRALQRIGRAGHRLHEVSKGVILALDRDDLVEVTVLAHNARNRRLDRVRIPKNPLDVLVQHLLGMALNKVWEVGEAYRVVRRAYPFRDLPFEDFMSVLKYLAGEYTGLEERKVYAKIWLEDGKFGRRGKMTRAIYYMNVGTIPDEAKIRVYTMDKKLIGTVEEEFAERLMPGDIFVLAGRTYEFVKSRGNKLYVIPREGAKPTIPAWFSEMLPLSFDLALDVQRFRREVKDLLKRKDAVKKLMRKYGIDEKASRAIITYFREQGRYSVIPDEKTVLVEFVPGEKRNRYFFHTLIGRRANDALSRAFAYLVSKRKNCNVGVAINDNGFALLLPPEVELSEKEVKELFEVEDLRETLKKALDNTELLKRRFRHVANRGLLILRRYIGRSKRLGRQQVMAVSLLKVLKEDYPDFPLLKEVYREIMEDKMDVENAELFLSWVREGKIRVVFRRNAVPSPFAFNLEAIGSSDVVLMEDRRELIKALHRKIMAMIKETPSEDVELVL; encoded by the coding sequence ATGGCGAGGGTGAGGATAAGACGGGCGAGGAGAGAATATTCGGACGAGGAAATATTCTCAATCCTAAGCGAGCCGGTTAGGGAGTGGTTTAAGCGGAAGTTTGGAAGCTTCACGCCCCCACAGCGCTACGCGGTCATGGAGATTCACAAGGGCGAGAACGTGCTAATATCTTCGCCGACAGGCTCTGGAAAAACGCTTTCCGCTTTCCTCTCGGCCATAAACGAGTTAATCCTTCTCGGAAAGGAGGGCAAACTTGAGGATAAGATTTACGTCCTCTACGTCTCCCCGTTGCGAGCGCTCAACAACGACATAAAGCGGAACCTTGAGGGGCCTTTGGCTGAAATCAAAGAGGTCGCGAAGGAGCTCGGCTACGAACTGCCAGAAATCCGCGTCGGCATAAGGACGAGCGACACCTCCAGCTACGAGAAGAGCAAGATGATAAGGAAGCCGCCCCACATTCTCATAACCACTCCTGAGAGCCTCGCGATAGCATTAAACGCTCCGAAGTTCCGCGAGAGGCTGAAAACTGTCAAGTATCTCATCATAGACGAGGTTCACGCTTTGGCTGAGAACAAGCGCGGTTCTCACTTGGCCCTGAGCGTTGAGAGACTCCAGGAGATGGCCGAGAACAAGTTCGTAAGAATCGGCCTGAGCGCGACGATACACCCTCTTGAAGAGGTTGCCAAGTTCGTCTTCGGCTTCGATGATGACGGAAAACCAAGGCCGGGCCTTATAGTTGATGTCAGCTTCGCCAAGCAGACCGAGATAAGGGTCGAGAGCGTCGTTGAGGACTTAATTTACACTCCAGCTGGAGCGCTGAGCGAGGCCCTCTATAAAAGACTGGCAGAGCTGATCAGGGAGCACAGGACGACCCTAATTTTCACCAACACGAGGAGCGGTGCCGAGAGGGTCGCTTTCAACCTCAAGAAGCGCTACTCCGAGTTCGAGGGCCTCATAGAGGCGCACCACTCAAGCTTATCGCGCGAGGTTAGGTTAGACGTTGAGGAGAAACTGAAGAGGGGCGAGCTCCGGGCGGTAATCAGCTCAACAAGCCTTGAGCTCGGGATTGACATTGGAACGATTGATTTGGTGGTTCTAATAGGCTCGCCGAAGAGCGTGAACCGTGCCCTGCAGAGGATTGGAAGAGCTGGCCACAGGCTCCACGAGGTCAGCAAGGGGGTTATTCTGGCTTTAGACCGCGATGACTTGGTCGAGGTTACGGTTCTGGCGCACAACGCGAGGAACAGGCGTTTGGACCGCGTCAGAATCCCAAAGAACCCGCTCGACGTCCTCGTCCAGCACCTCCTCGGAATGGCCCTCAACAAAGTTTGGGAGGTCGGAGAGGCCTACCGCGTCGTCAGAAGAGCGTATCCATTCAGAGATTTGCCCTTTGAGGACTTCATGAGCGTTTTGAAGTACTTGGCTGGGGAGTACACTGGCTTAGAGGAGAGGAAGGTCTACGCCAAGATATGGCTGGAGGACGGAAAGTTCGGCAGGCGCGGAAAGATGACGCGGGCGATTTACTACATGAACGTCGGCACTATTCCGGACGAGGCGAAAATCCGCGTTTACACGATGGACAAAAAGCTAATCGGGACGGTTGAGGAGGAGTTCGCAGAGCGCTTGATGCCGGGTGATATCTTCGTTTTAGCGGGAAGGACGTACGAGTTCGTCAAGAGCAGGGGAAACAAGCTCTATGTCATCCCGCGCGAGGGGGCAAAGCCAACCATTCCAGCCTGGTTCTCGGAAATGCTCCCCCTCAGCTTCGATTTGGCACTCGACGTCCAGCGCTTTAGGAGGGAAGTTAAGGACCTTCTTAAGAGGAAGGACGCAGTTAAAAAGCTAATGAGGAAGTACGGGATAGATGAAAAAGCCTCGCGTGCGATAATAACTTACTTCCGCGAGCAGGGGAGGTATTCAGTTATTCCCGATGAGAAGACGGTTCTTGTTGAGTTCGTACCGGGGGAGAAGAGGAACCGCTACTTCTTCCACACGCTCATAGGGAGGCGCGCGAACGACGCCCTAAGCAGGGCCTTCGCCTACCTCGTGAGCAAGAGAAAGAACTGCAACGTTGGAGTGGCGATAAACGACAACGGCTTCGCCCTTCTCCTTCCGCCAGAAGTTGAGCTGAGCGAGAAGGAAGTCAAGGAGCTTTTTGAGGTCGAGGACTTGAGGGAGACCCTGAAGAAGGCATTAGACAACACTGAGCTCCTCAAAAGGCGCTTCAGGCACGTGGCAAACAGAGGGCTTCTAATCCTGAGGCGTTACATCGGGAGGAGCAAGCGCCTTGGAAGGCAGCAGGTGATGGCGGTATCGCTCCTCAAGGTGCTCAAGGAAGACTACCCGGACTTCCCGCTCCTGAAGGAGGTCTACCGCGAGATTATGGAGGACAAGATGGACGTGGAAAACGCGGAGCTGTTTCTGAGCTGGGTTCGCGAGGGGAAGATAAGGGTGGTCTTCCGGAGGAACGCCGTTCCGAGTCCCTTTGCATTCAACCTGGAAGCTATAGGCTCGAGCGACGTGGTTCTGATGGAGGACAGGAGGGAGCTGATTAAGGCCCTGCACAGAAAAATAATGGCGATGATAAAGGAAACGCCATCAGAAGACGTTGAGCTTGTCCTCTAG
- a CDS encoding metallophosphoesterase yields the protein MRLKFLPKKALSIGRTLVVADLHIGFEVAMAEEGNYVPSLLGKMVEDLKSVLLSGKFERLVINGDLKHSFIPVRREKSELRVFFEGIEGLVDEIILVRGNHDVGVIWLRELGVEIVDSLKIGGWTLVHGHKLEEGERFIIGHEHPAIRLRDEVGASVKVPVFLRGERLIILPAFSPWAYGNDVTREIVSPFLRAFETDSMRVIVPVEDELLDFGELGKLKETLRKLGSV from the coding sequence ATGCGCCTCAAGTTCCTCCCCAAAAAGGCTCTCAGCATCGGTAGAACCCTTGTAGTGGCGGATCTCCACATAGGTTTTGAAGTTGCCATGGCCGAGGAAGGAAACTACGTCCCCAGCCTTCTCGGGAAGATGGTAGAGGATTTAAAGTCCGTACTGCTCTCGGGAAAATTTGAGAGACTCGTGATAAACGGCGACCTAAAGCACTCCTTCATTCCCGTGAGAAGGGAGAAGAGCGAACTCAGGGTGTTTTTTGAGGGGATAGAGGGGCTGGTTGACGAGATAATTCTCGTTCGGGGCAACCACGATGTTGGCGTGATCTGGCTCAGGGAGCTGGGCGTTGAGATCGTTGATTCTCTCAAAATCGGGGGATGGACGCTTGTCCACGGCCACAAGCTGGAGGAGGGGGAACGTTTTATAATCGGCCACGAGCATCCTGCAATAAGGCTGAGAGACGAGGTTGGAGCGAGCGTTAAGGTTCCTGTTTTTCTTCGGGGTGAAAGGCTCATCATTCTACCAGCGTTCAGTCCCTGGGCCTACGGCAACGACGTGACTAGGGAGATCGTCTCACCGTTCCTGAGAGCGTTTGAGACAGACTCCATGAGGGTTATTGTCCCTGTTGAAGACGAGCTCCTCGACTTCGGGGAACTCGGGAAGCTAAAGGAGACTCTAAGAAAGTTGGGAAGCGTTTAA
- a CDS encoding helix-turn-helix transcriptional regulator: MKGRMVSLVLMFILTLSLVVPAGAQSVVSLSLRVYEDGYVLVNETISTANYTVALEIPLLGEYVEGLIAVDENGNVLPVEINGGNVTVYFENASLITISYYTPDLTSKDGPVWTVSLESPVPVEIALPENSIIVDLSDIPLQIRDNVVVMPAGNISVSYVIPIQTTQTTTTTTTSSGGTGGGQSTTVTTTTPSPTSSTTTTSSQPTGGPSEGSSGGGAWWVILVIILVGAGMGYAYFRRGERTRSRDTSNPEALERFREKIESMEDLNDDEKGALIFLIENGGKAPQSRVRKALGLPKTTAWRMFKRLEERGLVRIYKLGRENWVELVLE; the protein is encoded by the coding sequence GGGAGGATGGTATCTTTAGTCCTTATGTTCATCCTGACATTGTCATTGGTTGTCCCGGCAGGGGCCCAATCAGTGGTATCACTCTCCTTGAGGGTTTATGAGGACGGCTATGTCCTCGTGAATGAGACCATCTCGACAGCGAATTATACAGTCGCGCTTGAAATCCCTCTGCTCGGGGAATATGTGGAGGGCCTCATTGCAGTTGATGAGAACGGAAACGTTCTTCCAGTAGAGATAAATGGAGGTAATGTAACGGTCTACTTCGAAAACGCGAGCCTCATAACAATTTCCTATTATACTCCTGACTTAACCTCCAAGGATGGCCCAGTATGGACGGTGTCCCTTGAGAGCCCAGTTCCCGTCGAGATAGCACTCCCTGAGAACTCAATTATTGTTGATCTAAGTGATATCCCACTCCAGATCAGAGACAACGTTGTGGTGATGCCCGCAGGCAATATCAGCGTCTCATATGTTATTCCGATACAAACAACCCAGACCACAACAACGACGACCACCAGTAGCGGAGGAACCGGAGGGGGGCAGTCAACCACGGTCACAACAACTACACCTAGTCCCACGAGCTCGACTACAACTACTTCATCACAGCCAACCGGGGGACCCTCTGAGGGATCCAGCGGGGGAGGAGCATGGTGGGTGATACTAGTTATTATACTCGTCGGTGCTGGCATGGGATATGCCTACTTCAGGAGGGGAGAGCGCACTCGAAGTCGGGACACCTCAAACCCTGAGGCCCTTGAAAGATTTCGGGAGAAAATAGAGAGCATGGAAGATCTAAACGACGACGAGAAAGGTGCACTCATCTTCCTCATCGAGAACGGCGGAAAGGCCCCCCAGTCCAGGGTCAGAAAGGCTCTGGGCCTGCCCAAGACCACAGCATGGAGGATGTTCAAGAGGCTCGAAGAGAGAGGACTTGTAAGGATATACAAGCTTGGAAGGGAGAACTGGGTCGAGCTCGTCCTGGAGTGA